GCGGCATGGCTCCTGAAAGAAGCGAATGGATGAAAGCAGAAGTCAATAAGTTGGTCAAAGCAAACATCTTGCGAGAAGTAAGGTATCAAACGTGGGTAGCAAACCCAGTGTTGGTAAAAAAAAGCCTGATGGGTCTTGGTGTATGTGTGTTGGCTTCACGGATATTAATAAAGCTTGCCCTAAGGACAATTATGCACTGCCAGAAATAGATTGGAAAGTTGAGTCGTTAGCTGGCTTCCGATACAAATGTTTCCTAGATgcgtacaaaggataccatcaAATACAGATGGCAGTGGACGACGAGGATAAGACTGCTTTCCACACAAGTCAAGGCATATACTGCTATACAAAGATGTCATTTGGTTTAAAAAAATGCTGGAGCAACTTACCAACGAGTAATAGATGAAGCTTTCAAAGGTTAAATTGGAAGAAATTTAGAAGCATATGTTGACGACCTGGTCATAAAAAGCACAACAGAACAAGGTTTGTTGGAGGACATATTAGAAACATTTGCATCGTTAAGAAAGATTAATATGAAGCTTAACCCGTCGAAGTgcagttttggagaagaagaagggaagTTTCTTGGTCATATAATAACTGAGCGAGGGATACGTGCAAATCCAAAGAAAATAGAGGCAATCGAGAATATGCCGTCACCAAGAAATAAAACAGAAGTGCAAAGCTTAACGGGTAAGTTGGCGCCCTTGACAAGGTTCCTATCCAAATCCGCAGAGCGGTCACTCCCCTTTTTCGGAACACTGAAGAATTGCTTGAAGAAAACGGACTTAAAGTTGACGGAGGAAGCAGAAGTGGCATTTTAAGAAATGAAAAAGTTGCTGAAAGAGCTGCCAACAATGACTGCACCAATTGCTGGGGAAACGTTGATACTGTACTTAGCGGCATCgaaggaagcaataagttcagtGTTGATAGAGGACAGAGGACAGGTACGcactataaaaattaaatatagctAATTTTCAATCAATATgcatttaaaattatataaatatgctGTGCGAACAGGTGCAAATGCCTGTGTATTTTATTAGCAAAGCTTTGACAGGGAGCGAATTAAATTATCCTGCAATCGAAAAAATGGTTTATGCACTCGTGCATACGGCTAGGCTCTTGCGGAGATATTTCCAAGTGCACCCAATAAGGGTCCTAACAGATCAGCCGATAAAGCAGGTATGACAAACAACTATTTGTTGTCAATAAACACAAAATTGCTTGATAAGTTCTAGCAAATTCACATTCGCTGATActtgttgagcaggtgctatataaaccagaaaattctggtcgcatggccaaatgggctattgaattgggAGAGCATGAAATAAGTTTCTCACCACGAAGTGCGGTAAAAGGAcaagtcctagcagattatctggctgaaacagcCGGAGATATTGAAGTCTCGCATGAATCGAAAGAAATACCACCTCCGCCCGAACAGCTGTAGGAAATGCACACAGATGGGGCTTGTGGTCCAGAAGGCGCAGGGGCAGGAATAGTCCTAAAAAGTCCAGAAGGGGAAGAGTATACCTTCGCACTGCGATTCAGCTTCCCTGTCACAAATAATGAAACTGAATATAAAGCATTGTTATCTAGGATGCGGGTAGCAAAATATCTGGAGGTTAAAGAACTATCAGTATATGTTGATTTGCAGTTGGTTGCAAACCAATTTAACAGAATATTCGAAGCACACGATGAGTCGATGTAAAAATACTTAAAGCTTGTGCAAGAGCTAGCAGTCGACTTCGATTTATTCCAGATAACTCAGGTTTCGAGGACGCTGAATAAAAAGGCGGATGTGCTAAGTAAGTTAGCCGCATTAACATTCAgtcattttaagaaagaaatttaGGTTAAGGAAGTTAAAGTAAAATCTATTGAAGAAGACAGTGTTTCGGCTGCGGTTGAAGAAGAAGAGCGGAGTTGGATGACACCAATTATAGAATTTCTAACCAAAGGTATGTTGCCGATAGCTTCAAGTGAAGCAAGAAAGATTAAGATGAAAGCACCAATGTATCTGTTAGACAAGGGAGTCCTATACAGAAAATCTTTTCTGGGGCCTCACTTGAAGTGTCTCAATCCAACTCAATCGGAGTCAATTATACGGGAAGTACACGAGGGAATGTGCGCACTGCATTCGGGACACAAAACGGTTGCGTCCAAAATAATGCGGATTGGATATTACTGGCCGTCAATGTACAGATGTGCCAAAGAGGTAATACGCAAGTGTCAATCGTGTCAACTTCATGCAACAGTAAGCATGGCTCCGCGACATCCTATGATACCGGTCGCGTCTCCATAGCCGTTCTGCaagtgggcaatcgacatagtgggGCCATTCCCCGCAGGACCAGGGGGTGTAAAATTCCTGGTAGTGGCCATTGATTATTTCACAAAATGGGTAGAGGCCAAACCGCTAAAGACAATTTCGGGCAAGCAAATTCGAAATTTTGTGTAGGAAAACATCGTCTGTCAgtttggaataccaaatgaaatagtaagCGAGAATGGTACGCAATTCGAAGGAAATCCATTTAGTGGCTGGTGCCAAGAATTGAATATAAAGCAAACATTTACATCAGTCGCACACCCCCAGGCGAATGGTCAATGTGAGGTTACGAATCGGGATATCGTTTTAGGAATCAAAGCAAGGCAGGGATTGTGTCGAAGGGGTTGGATAAACGAATTGCCTAACGTTTTGTAGGTGCCACCGCACAACTCTGAAGGGCGCAACTAATGAAACACCCTTTAGTTTGGTGTACGGGTCCGAGGCTGTAATACCTGCCGAAATAAATGTGCCAACCATGCGCATAACAtccttcgatgaaagtagcaaCAGCGAAGAACTGCGTGAAAATCTAAACTTAGTTGAAGAACGCAGAGAAATGGCAGTaataaaagaagcaatcaacaaacaAAGAATCACAAGCTACTATAATAAGCGCGTCCAACCATTATCCTTCCAATTGGATGATCTGGTGTGGCGAAAAAATGAAGCAAGCAGGGCAGAGGATACGGGTAAGCTTGGACCTAAGTGGGAAGGACCTTACAAGGTAATTGGCGTAAGCGATACAGGGGCGTATCGACTAGCAAGTTTGGATGGAAGAGCAATAAAGCGCAGTTGGCATGCGCAGACACTAAAACGGTGCTACATATGAAAAACTGCAGAGGGACTGATCACCCCACATAACTGTTTAAAGTTTTTAttatgtgaattttttattttccattgtaaacatgacaGCTAAGTGCAGGTCAAAAGACatgtttgaaataaattgaattatgcaatttaagccaataacttgtgtattttttacatttgttgattgcatgccccttaagctgcacagggacacactccgagtctcaagtggcatagtttagtttggttactaatactatttttaatggtgatagtagtaaaacattggtttgtttcaaacgcttgtacaccgtgcaagacggagacttgcacagtctagactataaattacaagtttggttacttgtttaaataacccggacattggcgtggccgaaagactcttgagtatagacattggtttgtctatagtacgggtaatttgcattggattgtatacgcgtacatacttataaatttttttataaaagtcttgagtataaacttataagcattggtttgcttacttttgcgtacaacattggattgttgacgcaagaataaaaagatcatgaaatgattgaagggtcgctcccgtcatgaaaTCATAGCATTTATTCTACATATGAGTTATTGAATGCATCATATTGTAACAAATCATTATAACCGCCATTTTGATTTCGTAAAAACACAATAAATGCACCTTAACCAAAAAAGTCATCAAAATTATATTCAATCAAAATATAGCATATTACAGTTGGAGAATATTAAAATCAACCGCTTAGCATAAAAGCGGGACAAACACCAAAATTTGATCTAATATATGTCAATATACGCTATAAGCTAATAAAAAAAGGGGTGGCAATTGGCGAGAACgtttgccctacactaaggagagtaTGCCATCCTCGCACGCAGCGATCAAATGCATACTCCGCTgtaaacataaaaagaaaatatattatagGGATGTTAAACCTCCGAGACTGCAAGGCCCATCCCTCGCTGGCAAAAAACAAGCCCCCATGAATGGTAAAAAGTAACCACCCAAGGTAGCTTCACAATCTCAGTCGAGTTTGTCAGAAATTATCTCCTGAGAGGAGATGCTGGGATCATTGACAAGAACTTCGAGATGGGGGATTGAAATATGTTGGAGTTGGGAGCAAGCTTCATCACACTTTTCTTTGGCTCTATCAACAAGCAACTCAGCAATATTGGGGGGAATTACTGGAGGTATGCACATCTCCTGGAAAATGACATTCCAAAACAAGGTCCGCTCATAGGCGCGAGCAGCGACCATCGCTGCACCAAAACGTTGCTCGACCGCTTTGCAGTCGAGAGCGTGTTGGACAATTGTCGGAATGCCCTGACGGAGAATGTCGTATTACGCTTTTATAACACCGTGTTTTGCACCCCAGGACTCCTGTGCTGAAATCCAGTCGCTAAAGCTCTCGTTTAAAAACATGACATGGCTCTCTGCCTCTTTAAGCTTTGCAGAAAGAGCCGCAATCTCAGACTCCATGAATGCCTTCGCAGCCGTGTGCTGATCTTCCTACTGATGCCTCTTGAACATCATCACATTAATTCGCTCCTCAGCTTGCTTGTGCGCGGTTACAGTAACCGCAAGTTGAGCAGTGAGTTTGGCATTTTCCTGTTGTAGTGTAGTCTCTGTTGGTGATGGCTAAGGTGGATGTGCAAGCGCAGTAGATTTAAGCTGCAAGCGGTTGAGATCTTTTGCAAGATTGAACAATGTTGTTTGTGTGTCCATATATAGTTCCTCGATGGGAGAAAGTGAAGAAAGCTTCTGAATCAATGACTGGGGGGCACACGATTGTAGGAAAGAAAACTGTTGGGCAAATGCTGGTAGAGAAACCTTAAGAAGTTCATCGATATTCGGAATTAGTTGAGAAAAATCTTCCGGGTTGGGGCACACATGCTTTGATGGATGAGCTAAACTGCTTGGACCTGTAAAAGCAataaacatggtgtataaatatcatAACATCACAAGTAAACTGAACGGTCGTCGGATGAAATTCATACCTTCGTCGGGTAACCTTTTTTGGTTACACAACCCTCTTGAACCAGGCGTATGGTACAATGATGGTAGCGAATCTGACCGGCTGGCTGGTGAGCTTGACGGGTTACCAGAGTCGACGGTCGGGTTTGGCGTGTACGATTCCAACTTCATCTGCAGCAACAATGGTCAAAACAACGAGTTAGaaaaatttatggctagggttacaTTATGCAAAAGCGTAAAAGTATAAGATATACCTTTTTAGAGTATTGGCGGAGAAGATGAATAGGGAAGATTGTCTTGAAAAGGAAAAAGATTGTGGGATGCGAAAAAGCCAAAAGGCTATTTATAGAGAAAATTTGAGAGTTAAAAGGCGACGCGGGTATAATGATAGCCGTACACGTGTATTAATCTCAAGTTAATTACCTTGTTAAGAGGTCCAGTGCACGTTAGCATCAACAGGcggttgcataattacaatcattaccttttcgGTAAACAGTGACAGTTATCACCTCGGGTGCAAGAATTGCAGCCGAAAAGACATGTTGgtgactgcacgcatacattgcatttaatgctaatacagtATCCGGTTACGCAAATATATTTAAATAACCTCACAAACTGTCCGGTTACATTTGAAATCCGACTAGGAATCATATTGGCACTATTAAGTATGCTTATCTGATTTAAAGAAATTGTTAAGAGTCATTGTGTATCCATTTTTCTTTTCTTGCTAGTTCGACGTctaataatgctaaaaaggaacatatatttcatagcattatccctcaagaaagacaagcttttagttgcaattgttctatttactagtgatattcgtttaaataataaaaggtgaagacaaaagacagattcgacgaattgaagacgcaaacgaccaaaaagctcaaaagtacaaagtacaatcaaagaggttcaaattattgatgagaaacgtctcaaaattacaagagtacaagacgcgaaacgcaaagtacaagatattaaattatacgcaaggacgttcgaaaatccggaaccgggaccaaagtcaactctcaacgctcgacgcaacggactaaaaattataagtcaactatgcacataaatataatataatatttaaataattcttaaaattatttatatattatatattatatttaaaaccgtcggcaagatagaaacaagctcatgtgagctggaaaaagaggccatgcgatcgcatggcctggaagctttaattccatgcaatcgcatggcagtaggtagcaggccacatctataaattttgcgtgttttggctcattttaatataccatctatctatctctcactcgtaatatatatatatatatatatatatatatatatatatatatatatatatatatatatatatatatatatatatatatatatatatatattataattttaattttaattttaattttaaattctaataataagggtatgttagcgaatgttgtaagggtgtaagtcgaaattctgtccgtgtaacgctacgctattattaatcattgtaagttatgttcaacctttttaatttaatgtctcgtagctaagttattattatgcttatttaagacgaagtaatcatgatgttgggctaaaatattatagattgggtaattgggctttgtaccataattggggtttggacaaaagaacgacacttttggaaatttgactatgggctattaatgggctttatatttgtttaactaaatgatagtttgttaatttaatataaagatttacaattggacgtacctataaataaccatatacactcgatcggacacgatgggcgggatatttataagtactaataattgttcatttaacaggacacgggaatggattaatactcaatgaaattattaaaacaggggtgaaattatgtacaaggacacttggcttaattgttaacaaagtattaaaaccttgggttacacgcagtcgatatcctggtgtaattattaaacaaagtatcaagaccttgttacagtttaagtccctaattagttggaatatttgacttcggatataaggataatttgacgaggacactcgcactttatatttatgactgatggactgttatggacaaaaaccagacgaacatattaaataatccaggacaaaggacaattaacccatgggaataaactaaaatcaacacgtcaaacatcatgattacgaaagtttaaataagcataattcctttattttcatatttaattgcacttctaattatcgcacttttatttactgtcattgtatttaattgcacttttaattttcgtactttttaattatcgcacttttatttatcgcaatttcattatcgttatttactttacgttttaaattaagtcttttatataattaatattttacattaggttttaactgcgactaaagttttaaaatcgacaaaccggtcattaaacggtaaaaacccccctttttataataataatactacttatatatatttttgtatttttacaaatatagttttaaaaatatagcgttgaactagtttaagtctccctgtggaacgaaccggacttactaaaaactacactactgtacgattaggtacactgcctataaatgttgtagcaaggtttaggtatttccactctataaataaaaaaataacttgtgtaaaattgtatcgtatttaataatattttccttgtaaaaattaatactatttcatatacccctcgcataacatcaacgtcatacactatatttcattgtatataacatcgaactggggggacttaatgatacgcatatttgCAGGGTTGTGCGGATGCGCATTCGAAGCACTAAATCGCACACAAAGGCATACATTATGGGTATAGTCGCAccctatgcgcctataccatctgatgcgagtttcgtatacttgcataagggtccggtacattctagaagagtgtacggtataatcaattcggattctcttccttaaataatgaaagttagttaaggatgagatttcatttaattagggaaaagattctaccgaaaccctaattcgtgagcctataaatatatagctcataaaccctaaaaacatatACGTTCACTTGTTTACTCATATGTAAACTACAGCATACAAATCtctatcgtacgaacaaagcttcttacgatctctaaagacttccaggtatgtattgaactataaaaccttcatgtctttgggccactcaacctcgtatgctaagtttttggtggactctcaaatcggccaccctgtcggaatcgaaacgataccgatgtgggttatccacgaccaaGCGTcagaggttcgaatattgttagtccttaaaccccttttatgcactcaagtgtaggttcaccttgaccccgtaaaaatatgcttgatcaaaagATGAACTAGTCTTCAATGGAATGATCAAAGCCTTCAAAACCCTCTCCAATTCGTAGCCTAAAAACTGCACACACTCATTAGGGTAAAAACCTCATCTATTTATAGTTGAACAAAAAGTGACCAGATCGACCCCCCATCGCATCTATGATCAATGGATCGCGACCGCGATCCTGCTCCTCAATCGCGACCGTGTTTGGCTAGTTGCGCCCGCGATTCACCTGTTTTCGATTCTTCCAAGTTCTGTTGATGTATTACGGCCGGGATTCATCTAGTTGCGGCCACAATCAACTCCAGACTCAATAACACTTCATTTTTTCGCGTTTTATCTTACTTTGAGCTTATATAAAACCAATACTTCACCGGAAATAACCAAAACATTAAATCAAAGACCTCTGGAGCTAAAATCATCATTTTCTCTCAAATAACCACGAATGTCTTCAAGTCTTcgcaaataaatgacaataaagacCTGATATCACGATATAGTATATGTATAATTTGAGAGATATCAGTAAGATTGTAccaaaattataaaaattacaaataagctagatgaagatgatgatgaaaaagccCTAGATCTTGATCCAATCTTCAATCCTTGATCTAGAATTTAAGAAATTGATGGAAACTTGATGAAAAACTTAATAATCTAGCTATCAAGCCCTAATTTCCATAGCCACCAGCTATTTTAACTAATCCCTAGTTAGTTATGAGAAAAACCCACATCTTATTCTATTTATACCTCATCCAAAAACTGACTAGATTTTCTAGTGGAACGTCGTTCCATTATCTGGAACGTCGTTCTGATGCTCGCAAAAGTAGAACGTCATTCTGATAAATAAGAACGTCGTTCCTGATTCGTCCTTTAAATGCCCAAATTTTCTATTTCCAATTCCTTTGTAATTTCTCCAGGTGGAATGTCGTTCCAGGTTTTGAAACGTCATTTTTAGAGCTGGAACGTGGTTCTGGTGAACAGGAACGTCGTTCTATAGCCAATTCcagcactttgcaattttcttgatacGTTTCACacactttggtcaattttacaccaaattcaTGCTTAGAACTGTTGTAGCACTCGGAACGCATCTAATCCCAATTTCTTATCTTTTAGAGCATAATGGACATCAAAACCGAATAAAACGAGGTAGATATTGCGTGAGAAACATAGTGTGGatgagcaatatcaaaccccctacatttgaaccttgcttgtcctcaagcaagcataACAATAAACAAGACTTGGAGAAAAGCCTCTAGCAAATATGAACAAGCCAATGATAATGACTAAAGTGCAAAAGTTGAGCAAATAGGGATACCTCTATGCGTATGCACTTTGAAGGCTCAAATGTTCTCTAAATACTTACACTTACCAAGGATCAAGCATTAACCTTttctcctcttcttcttctttcacAAACCATCAAAAACTCAAACTCAATGCTTCAAACAACTTCAATTAAACCTCAAAAGATATACCACTCCTCCAAATCTTCAAACATCCTCAAATCAATCAAATTCAAGCCTAGGCTAAACATCTACACATCTTTAAAACAATCGATCAAATAACATGCTCCCTAGAAAGGCTCAAATATCCACAATATTTTGCATTTAAGAATAATCAAATCAAGATTCGAGTTTTTTAGTACAAACCTTTCTAGGCACATTCTTCAAATCATCACAAGCATAGACTTCACCTTCATACCCCACTTTCATCACCACTAGTCAAGGATTCCCCACAAGATTCTTTTCGGTGTAATGGATCGCCAAGTTACATGAGTCCCCTAAGGAAAACGTTTAGACTTAAAGAAGACAAggctttaagaaaaccattttttgtTTTTAGAAAGGGAAAACGAGTCAAGTTGTGAAACAAGACAAGTTTTCCGAAAATTTTGGTTTCAAGCTTTGTACATTCCAAAGCCATCCCATTTTTGGGACAACCGCCTGGATAGCTATTTCCCCGGTATATCACAAAAGTGAACTACCTTCTTGTATTGAAGGCGATGAGACAATAACTATCTTGGGATCATAAGGTTGTGTGCATACAAGCCACCCCGGTGGTAGGACGACCACACGGGTAGCTACTTCCCCGAAAAACATACTACTCGGTGTCAATAGCGGTGGAGAAGTAACTACCTTGGGTGTGAGTTTTACAGTGGGTCTATTGAGCGatacttgaaagactttactttcaagcttaggtctcttgaatctcaacttaacttggaagactttactttcaaatTTGGAAGACTTAACTTCCAAAACAAAACATGAAAGGACTCGACTCTCCTGGAAGTGTCAAAGCTTAAAGCTTTTATACACTtagctacttcccacataacaagcttttatgcttatattGAGAAAGGGTACGAAGTCGGAACTACCCCTCCGTTAATTGATAGAACAAGGATGCCATAGCTTTTGactatggcgtgtgttgtctagcaacactagcacgaagccattgcttctAAAAATGATAGCACATTGTGAAGTTCGGTGGCTCATCTTCCCTCgatatgatacatcggttgaaacatcatgaaatgatgaaacaaccaatgtcaatatgaaatgatGTGGACTAGGAAGTATCCCACACCAAGTAATGTgacattcgggagacttgactccattTAGTGGATGGACTTGAGTCATCTGGAAGTGATTAAAGCTTTTAGCTTTAAACACTTGAGTTTTTGAAACCaacatggaagactttacttcctacgaAACTTTTGATTTTCTATTGATTTTATCATTTTAAGCACATAAATCTTTGAAAGTAGAAGACTTAACTCCCTTAGAGTTTTGAAACaaaaggaaaagactttacttttccaaaAAATTACAAGTTTTAACCAATTAAGTGTTTATGATATTGATAttgtaatggttaaaaacttgttccaaaaaaaTATATCAACAATACAAGTTTCAACCTTTATAGAGTGTATGTGACAAGCTTATCTCAAAAAGTTCAAAATGACCTGAGATTttaactctccccctacatttagtttgatgcaatgccctcattgcattgaACGATGAATTATAGTAAAAttgttgtaacgacccaacccgttatccaacaaacttcgcagcaaaattttttttttatagcagAAGGGTGCGCGGCTCGCAACCCTTGCTgtacgcggcgcgcacagagcccaACAGCTTCTGTACGGAAAGATCTcctacttcccgacacttttagactaaacgcttttcacaacatattataatatgtaaaactaacacgtttcaataataaaacaagttttacgacaccgggcccacatcggccgttttacaactttcgtacaaaaatacaagttttcgactacatgagtttaagttccaaacacaactacgagcatgatgtttggggataaactacccaatcctaagtcgaaactaaaagtaatccaagcaagtatcaaaagggaaatcatctaatcccgagcatacccttgccacgtcctcctccgaacctaaaaatgtaaacaacgagagggtaagctaacgctcagTGAATGGAATACTTAttcgcatacatacataattcaatcacttgcatacacctacacaaacaacgcaatatcattagcaaaccgcaataaatgtataatcgtacgtacaacaagtcaacaccattagcatagagatctcaacaataatacgtgccaacaataaaatacgtacaatgctagtgaaacttacacaccccaacatacaaaatgtcgacattcgactcgatggtggccgacgaagagcggtaggttaaATACGTTAACCGatcaccacccatcgcaacacgtacgtggccgacgaagagcggtaggtcaaatacgttaaccactcaccgctacgcaccatgaggcagacgaaaagtgcaaccaaaacgttaacacttacctcaatcacaaggatggctaaCGAAAAGCGtaaccgcttaccatcctacgataagtggccaacgaagagcggatc
This window of the Rutidosis leptorrhynchoides isolate AG116_Rl617_1_P2 chromosome 7, CSIRO_AGI_Rlap_v1, whole genome shotgun sequence genome carries:
- the LOC139860262 gene encoding uncharacterized protein; protein product: MKKLLKELPTMTAPIAGETLILYLAASKEAISSVLIEDRGQVQMPVYFISKALTGSELNYPAIEKMVYALVHTARLLRRYFQVHPIRVLTDQPIKQVKEVKVKSIEEDSVSAAVEEEERSWMTPIIEFLTKGMLPIASSEARKIKMKAPMYLLDKGVLYRKSFLGPHLKCLNPTQSESIIREVHEGMCALHSGHKTVASKIMRIGYYWPSMYRCAKEENIVCQFGIPNEIVSENGTQFEGNPFSGWCQELNIKQTFTSVAHPQANGQCEVTNRDIVLGIKARCHRTTLKGATNETPFSLVYGSEAVIPAEINVPTMRITSFDESSNSEELRENLNLVEERREMAVIKEAINKQRITSYYNKRVQPLSFQLDDLVWRKNEASRAEDTGKLGPKWEGPYKVIGVSDTGAYRLASLDGRAIKRSWHAQTLKRCYI